One Anolis carolinensis isolate JA03-04 chromosome 4, rAnoCar3.1.pri, whole genome shotgun sequence DNA window includes the following coding sequences:
- the zfand1 gene encoding AN1-type zinc finger protein 1 isoform X1 gives MAELELGQHCQVEHCGQLDFLPFVCDGCSGVFCLEHRSRAAHGCSEVNLKSGDVKPDHHTSYLCSYKDCERKELVPVLCSYCEKHFCLRHRHQSDHECEKLETPKPRMAATQQLIKDIVDSKKEARVNKRCRGAKSSETAAKVALMKLKMHACGDKSVPQTERIYFQVFLPKGSKEKSKPMFFCNNWSIGKVIDFAASMANLKNDNNKTTAKKLRLCHPSSGEALPLDHILTSYINHEESALYNGGNVVLEYLDNEVQLLEDANSYLE, from the exons ATGGCGGAATTGGAACTCGGGCAACATTGCCAGGTGGAACATTGTGGGCAGCTTG ACTTTCTACCTTTTGTCTGTGATGGCTGTTCAGGTGTTTTTTG TCTTGAGCACAGAAGTCGAGCTGCTCATGGTTGTTCTGAG GTGAATCTAAAAAGTGGGGATGTGAAACCAGATCATCACACATCATACTTGTGCAGCTATAAAGATTGTGAAAGAAAAGAGCTGGTTCCTGTATTATGCTCCTATTGTGAGAAACATTTTTGTTTAAG GCATCGTCATCAATCAGACCACGAGTGTGAGAAACTGGAAACCCCTAAACCTCGTATGGCTGCTACCCAGCAGCTTATTAAAGATATTGTCG ATTCCAAGAAAGAAGCCAGAGTGAATAAAAGATGCAGAGGAGCCAAGAGCAGTGAAACAGCAGCCAAGGTAGCTCTAATGAaactgaaaatgcatgcatgtggAGATAAATCTGTGCCACAG ACAGAAAGAATTTATTTCCAAGTGTTTTTACCTAAAGGAAGCAAGGAGAAAAGCAAGCCCATGTTCTTTTGTAATAACTGGAGCATTGGCAAAGTAATTGATTTTGCAGCTTCCATGGCAAACCTTAAAAAtgataacaacaaaaccacagccAAG AAATTAAGACTTTGTCATCCATCATCTGGAGAAGCCTTACCTCTTGATCACATCCTAACATCTTATATAAACCATGAAGAATCTGCATTGTATAATGGTGGAAACGTGGTCTTGGAATACCTTGATAATGAAGTTCAACTGTTGGAAGATGCAAACTCATATTTAGAATAA
- the zfand1 gene encoding AN1-type zinc finger protein 1 isoform X2 has protein sequence MAATQQLIKDIVDSKKEARVNKRCRGAKSSETAAKVALMKLKMHACGDKSVPQTERIYFQVFLPKGSKEKSKPMFFCNNWSIGKVIDFAASMANLKNDNNKTTAKKLRLCHPSSGEALPLDHILTSYINHEESALYNGGNVVLEYLDNEVQLLEDANSYLE, from the exons ATGGCTGCTACCCAGCAGCTTATTAAAGATATTGTCG ATTCCAAGAAAGAAGCCAGAGTGAATAAAAGATGCAGAGGAGCCAAGAGCAGTGAAACAGCAGCCAAGGTAGCTCTAATGAaactgaaaatgcatgcatgtggAGATAAATCTGTGCCACAG ACAGAAAGAATTTATTTCCAAGTGTTTTTACCTAAAGGAAGCAAGGAGAAAAGCAAGCCCATGTTCTTTTGTAATAACTGGAGCATTGGCAAAGTAATTGATTTTGCAGCTTCCATGGCAAACCTTAAAAAtgataacaacaaaaccacagccAAG AAATTAAGACTTTGTCATCCATCATCTGGAGAAGCCTTACCTCTTGATCACATCCTAACATCTTATATAAACCATGAAGAATCTGCATTGTATAATGGTGGAAACGTGGTCTTGGAATACCTTGATAATGAAGTTCAACTGTTGGAAGATGCAAACTCATATTTAGAATAA